A stretch of the Streptosporangium sp. NBC_01755 genome encodes the following:
- a CDS encoding ABC transporter ATP-binding protein — protein MTTSSSEFSISGRPHDRRGPVRWFWSHVRRHPLQLTGFLGASLIMVVLNATVPGLTGAAFDAVLGEDGGGARELGLISLGLLAIVLARGAFDLIARLAGEVLAKRLERDTRDELYVSLLGKSQAFHNRQRVGDLMARAANDIRQLSIMISPGIDLIVDSGLTGLVPLVFIAAIDPRLLLVPGVFAVVFVLALWHYMRQLNPVATRMREQFGDLNAGLNEAVRGIEVIKVSAQEDQERRRFRARARRYRDSFVHNGLVQARYLPTLLFAFAMAGSLWHGLYLRAAGDITIGELVAFMSLMSMIGFPTNMSIFTFSLVQLGIVSARRILSIMNAETEFGRRADGHAAPISGAIHFENVTFGYGEDDPVLRGVTFTVQPGETVAIVGETGSGKSTLTKLVPRIYDVTAGRILVDGVDVREWDLDSLRSQISTIEQDIVLFSRSVAENIAFGVGQQVERGAVVKAAEEAQAAEFIGELDDGYDTVIGERGITLSGGQRQRLAIARALLTDPAILVLDDSTSAIDSATEDRIQQAVDRVLDGRTTLLITHRLSQIRWADKVLLLRRGELVDYGTHDELLTRSRLYRRIFAHYDEVDLTGTTDPGVVLAGEQGGQG, from the coding sequence GTGACCACCAGCAGTTCGGAGTTCTCCATCTCCGGCCGCCCGCATGACAGGCGGGGTCCGGTGCGCTGGTTCTGGTCCCATGTTCGCCGCCATCCGCTCCAGCTGACCGGATTCCTCGGCGCATCGCTGATCATGGTCGTGCTCAACGCCACGGTCCCCGGGCTCACCGGCGCGGCCTTCGACGCCGTGCTGGGCGAGGACGGCGGCGGGGCACGGGAACTGGGCCTGATCTCGCTGGGACTACTGGCGATCGTGCTGGCCCGCGGCGCCTTCGACCTCATCGCGCGCCTGGCCGGCGAGGTTCTGGCCAAGCGGCTGGAGCGGGACACCAGGGACGAGCTCTACGTCAGCCTGCTCGGCAAGAGCCAGGCCTTCCACAACAGACAGCGGGTCGGCGACCTGATGGCGCGGGCGGCCAACGACATCCGGCAGCTCTCCATCATGATCTCCCCGGGCATCGACCTGATCGTCGACTCCGGTTTGACCGGCCTCGTGCCCCTGGTCTTCATCGCCGCGATCGACCCGCGACTGCTGCTGGTGCCCGGCGTCTTCGCGGTCGTCTTCGTTCTCGCGCTCTGGCACTACATGAGGCAGCTCAACCCGGTGGCGACCCGCATGCGTGAGCAGTTCGGCGATCTCAACGCCGGGCTGAACGAGGCGGTCCGCGGCATCGAGGTGATCAAGGTGTCCGCGCAGGAGGACCAGGAGCGGCGACGGTTCCGGGCACGCGCGCGACGCTATCGCGACTCCTTCGTCCACAACGGCCTGGTCCAGGCCCGTTACCTGCCGACCCTGCTCTTCGCCTTCGCGATGGCCGGGTCGCTCTGGCACGGCCTCTACCTCCGGGCCGCGGGCGACATCACGATCGGCGAACTGGTCGCCTTCATGAGCCTGATGAGCATGATCGGTTTCCCGACCAACATGTCGATCTTCACCTTCTCGCTGGTCCAGCTCGGCATCGTGTCCGCCCGCCGGATCCTGAGCATCATGAACGCCGAGACCGAATTCGGGCGGCGCGCCGACGGCCACGCCGCACCGATCAGCGGGGCGATCCACTTCGAGAACGTGACGTTCGGCTACGGGGAGGACGATCCGGTGTTGCGCGGGGTGACGTTCACCGTGCAACCGGGCGAGACCGTGGCGATCGTCGGCGAGACCGGCTCGGGCAAGAGCACCCTGACGAAGCTGGTCCCCCGGATCTACGACGTCACCGCCGGCCGGATCCTGGTGGACGGCGTGGACGTGCGCGAGTGGGACCTCGACTCGCTGCGCTCCCAGATCTCCACCATCGAGCAGGACATCGTGCTGTTCTCCAGGTCGGTGGCCGAGAACATCGCCTTCGGAGTCGGCCAGCAGGTGGAGCGGGGCGCCGTCGTGAAGGCTGCGGAGGAGGCCCAGGCCGCCGAGTTCATCGGCGAGCTCGACGACGGCTACGACACGGTCATCGGTGAGCGCGGCATCACCCTCTCCGGCGGCCAGCGCCAGCGCCTGGCCATCGCACGGGCACTGCTGACGGATCCGGCGATCCTCGTGCTCGACGACTCGACGAGTGCAATCGACTCCGCCACGGAGGACAGGATCCAACAGGCCGTCGACCGCGTTCTCGACGGGCGCACCACGCTCCTGATCACCCACCGGCTCTCCCAGATCCGCTGGGCCGACAAGGTTCTGCTGCTCCGCCGAGGCGAGCTGGTCGACTACGGCACGCACGACGAACTGCTCACCCGCAGTCGCCTCTACCGGCGGATCTTCGCCCACTACGACGAGGTCGACCTGACAGGCACCACCGACCCGGGCGTGGTCCTCGCGGGCGAGCAGGGAGGGCAGGGCTGA
- a CDS encoding ABC transporter ATP-binding protein yields the protein MGFIMDGLDAEDYDRTYNDRDLLRRILSYFRPKLGAMVLVAIMIVLFSLTQAAMPLLVSWGVDGIEDGTIADVSRQLTVGLLLAGVLGWLFNFIRQWYSARVTGDIVLRLREDAFDAVLKRDLSFYDENPSGKIVSRVTSDTDDFATVSTLTMDLISQVLMVGFVTILLFLRSVELALLTLLVVPVVVGIALLFRRVARSSTRRAQRSLSRVNATLQETMGGITVAKNFRQEQRVYDEFRPINEQSYQVTLRQGFVFSGIFPVLFLVAGLATVALIQLGGTTVLGGGLSAGDWYLFLQGVALFWFPLTSIAAFWSQFQQGLSASERVFALIDAPSRVVQTDPQPVGRLTGRIEFRDIRFGYEAGSTVLRDFNLTIEAGESVALVGHTGAGKSTLSKLITRFYEFQDGRLNIDDRDIRTLDLAGYRRQIGAVPQVPFLFSGTVADNIRYPRPEAGDEEVLASATAVGGGDWIDALPDGLRTDVGEHGRALSMGQRQLVALARLLIQDPAIVVLDEATASVDPLTEAQIQEGLDRVLADRTSIVIAHRLSTIEHVDRIIVLDHGRIVEEGDHSTLLARGGHYCQVYNTYFRHQSPDYRPGSGFVSVTGPVTGPVTGPVTGSA from the coding sequence ATGGGCTTCATCATGGACGGCCTCGACGCCGAGGACTACGACCGCACCTACAACGATCGTGATCTACTCCGCCGGATCCTTTCCTACTTCCGGCCGAAGCTGGGCGCGATGGTCCTGGTCGCGATCATGATCGTGCTCTTCTCACTGACCCAGGCGGCCATGCCGTTGCTGGTCAGCTGGGGCGTGGACGGGATCGAGGACGGCACGATCGCCGACGTGAGCCGACAGCTCACCGTCGGCCTGCTGCTCGCCGGGGTGCTCGGCTGGCTGTTCAATTTCATCCGCCAGTGGTACAGCGCGAGGGTCACCGGAGACATCGTGCTGCGTCTTCGCGAGGACGCGTTCGACGCCGTGCTCAAGCGTGACCTGTCGTTCTACGACGAGAACCCGTCGGGCAAGATCGTCAGCCGGGTCACCTCCGACACCGATGACTTCGCGACCGTCTCCACCCTGACGATGGACCTGATCAGCCAGGTGTTGATGGTTGGCTTCGTCACGATTCTGCTCTTCCTGCGCAGCGTCGAGCTCGCCCTGCTGACCCTTCTCGTGGTGCCGGTGGTGGTGGGCATCGCACTGCTGTTCCGGCGGGTCGCCCGCAGCAGCACCCGCAGGGCGCAACGCTCGCTGAGCCGGGTGAACGCCACCCTGCAGGAGACCATGGGCGGAATCACCGTCGCCAAGAACTTCCGCCAGGAGCAGCGGGTATACGACGAGTTCCGGCCCATCAACGAGCAGAGCTACCAGGTGACGCTCAGGCAGGGTTTCGTCTTCTCCGGCATCTTCCCGGTGCTCTTTCTCGTCGCCGGGCTTGCCACGGTCGCGCTCATCCAACTGGGCGGTACCACGGTGCTCGGCGGCGGTCTGTCCGCCGGCGACTGGTACCTCTTCCTCCAGGGCGTCGCGCTCTTCTGGTTCCCGCTGACCTCCATCGCCGCGTTCTGGTCCCAGTTCCAGCAGGGCCTGTCCGCGTCGGAGCGGGTCTTCGCCCTGATCGACGCGCCATCCCGGGTCGTGCAGACCGACCCTCAGCCGGTCGGCAGGCTGACGGGCCGCATCGAGTTTCGCGACATCCGGTTCGGCTACGAAGCCGGCAGCACCGTCCTGCGGGACTTCAACCTCACCATCGAGGCGGGCGAGAGCGTCGCGCTGGTCGGTCACACCGGTGCGGGCAAGTCGACGCTCAGCAAGCTGATCACCCGGTTCTACGAGTTCCAGGACGGCCGGTTGAACATCGACGATCGTGACATCCGCACGCTGGATCTGGCCGGGTACCGGCGGCAGATCGGCGCGGTTCCGCAGGTTCCGTTCCTGTTCAGCGGCACTGTCGCCGACAACATCAGATACCCGAGGCCGGAGGCCGGCGACGAGGAGGTGCTCGCCTCCGCCACGGCGGTCGGCGGCGGCGACTGGATCGACGCCCTGCCCGACGGCCTGCGGACCGACGTCGGCGAACACGGCCGCGCCCTGTCCATGGGTCAGCGCCAGCTCGTCGCGCTGGCCCGCCTGCTCATCCAGGATCCGGCGATCGTGGTCCTGGACGAGGCCACCGCCAGTGTCGATCCGCTGACCGAGGCCCAGATCCAGGAGGGCCTGGACCGGGTGCTGGCCGACCGCACCTCCATCGTCATCGCACACCGGTTGTCCACGATCGAGCACGTCGATCGCATCATCGTGCTGGATCACGGCCGGATCGTCGAGGAGGGTGACCACAGCACGCTGCTGGCTCGCGGTGGTCACTACTGCCAGGTCTACAACACCTACTTCAGGCACCAGTCCCCCGACTACCGTCCCGGTTCCGGGTTCGTCTCCGTCACCGGCCCCGTTACCGGCCCCGTCACTGGCCCTGTCACTGGCTCTGCGTGA
- a CDS encoding tetratricopeptide repeat protein: MSRDESGGQLRRPPDISNWTAAFPDGAGQHGEDPAAHNRAAGAGHTRDGRRLVEPLQETSRTEEAIAAYRHAAEAGNTDARWRLVELFQRVGRTEEAITWLRTRAETGDIDALWKAVELLQESERAEEAITWLRTRAEAGDTHALRRLTVLLYQLDRAEEAITWLRTRAEAGYPDALAHAVDLMYETGRAQEAITWLRARTEAGDIHALIWAVLLLCEAGHADRAILAARPWNPAQKSDHHPQGPAGFGSRP, translated from the coding sequence ATGAGCCGCGATGAGAGCGGCGGTCAGCTCCGGCGGCCGCCCGACATCTCCAACTGGACCGCTGCTTTCCCCGATGGGGCGGGACAGCACGGAGAGGACCCCGCCGCGCACAACCGCGCCGCCGGGGCCGGACACACCCGCGACGGCCGCCGGCTGGTCGAACCGCTCCAGGAGACGAGCAGGACCGAGGAGGCGATCGCCGCCTACCGGCACGCCGCGGAAGCCGGGAACACCGACGCCCGCTGGCGGCTGGTCGAGTTGTTCCAGCGGGTGGGCCGGACCGAGGAGGCGATCACCTGGCTGCGGACCCGGGCGGAGACCGGCGACATCGACGCCCTGTGGAAGGCGGTCGAGTTGCTCCAGGAGTCCGAGCGTGCCGAGGAGGCGATCACCTGGCTGCGGACCCGCGCCGAGGCCGGCGACACCCACGCCCTCAGGCGGCTCACCGTCCTGCTGTACCAGCTGGATCGGGCCGAGGAGGCGATCACCTGGCTGCGGACCCGTGCCGAGGCGGGTTACCCCGACGCCCTGGCGCACGCGGTCGACCTGATGTACGAGACAGGCCGTGCCCAGGAGGCAATCACCTGGCTGCGGGCCCGTACCGAGGCCGGTGACATCCACGCCCTGATATGGGCGGTCCTCCTGCTGTGCGAGGCCGGTCATGCGGATAGAGCGATCCTTGCGGCGCGGCCCTGGAATCCCGCTCAGAAATCCGACCATCACCCGCAAGGCCCTGCGGGCTTCGGGTCTCGGCCGTAG
- a CDS encoding winged helix-turn-helix domain-containing protein: MSSVSPFDPEEDSPEYMYVRLANHIQALIDAGDLRPGQRLPAERDLASEYGVAYLTVRRAMRELRGRGLIRTVVGRGTYIDPQAEPSRPEDVPPAD, translated from the coding sequence ATGAGCAGCGTCTCGCCGTTCGATCCAGAAGAGGACAGCCCGGAATACATGTATGTCCGGCTGGCCAATCACATCCAGGCGTTGATCGATGCCGGCGACCTACGGCCGGGTCAGCGACTCCCAGCAGAGCGTGATCTTGCTTCCGAATACGGGGTGGCATACCTGACAGTGCGGCGCGCGATGCGGGAACTACGTGGGCGTGGCCTGATCAGGACCGTGGTCGGAAGAGGGACGTACATCGACCCGCAAGCAGAACCCTCGCGTCCGGAAGACGTTCCGCCTGCCGACTGA
- a CDS encoding Lrp/AsnC family transcriptional regulator, with product MPPNAELDSTDRRILDLLVENGRRSVRDIAIRVRLSPSPVKRRIERLERLGVIVGYTTLVDEGLLGDTIEAFAEVRFSGNTDVESITASASRIPGVTEVFTVAGDPDALVHFRVDSLQHLHRLIDQIRRDENVIGTKTLMVLDSWRRVERPF from the coding sequence ATGCCTCCGAACGCCGAACTGGACTCGACCGACCGCCGGATTCTGGACCTGCTCGTCGAGAACGGGCGTCGGAGCGTGCGCGACATCGCCATCCGGGTGCGGCTCTCGCCGAGCCCGGTCAAGCGGCGGATCGAACGGCTGGAGCGGCTCGGCGTCATCGTCGGCTACACCACACTGGTCGACGAGGGCCTGCTCGGTGACACTATCGAGGCCTTCGCGGAGGTCCGCTTCAGCGGCAACACGGACGTCGAGTCGATCACCGCCTCGGCCAGCCGCATCCCCGGGGTCACCGAGGTGTTCACGGTGGCCGGCGACCCCGATGCCCTGGTGCACTTCCGGGTCGACAGCCTCCAGCACCTGCACCGGTTGATCGACCAGATCCGCCGCGACGAAAACGTCATCGGCACCAAGACCCTCATGGTGCTGGACTCCTGGCGCCGGGTCGAGCGACCGTTCTGA
- a CDS encoding transketolase-like TK C-terminal-containing protein — MMAIHLTPPADERARASAQTEVLRQIAQRVLWLSAAIVDAANRGRPNDTGVKVGGHQASSASMVDIMVSLYFSELTHLDQVSVKPHASPVLHAINYLLDDLDVSYLPRLRELGGLQSYPSRLKDPDTVDFSTGSVGIGATAPLWAAISHRYLRSRFASAPAAGRFVSLLGDAELDEGAIWEAVADPSVARMGELLWIVDLNRQSLDRVVPDVQIHRLRAMFEAAGWQVITLKWGRAITALFERPGGDELRQRLEQMPNEEYQRLLRVDAAEVGPRLVGERGGATLRALVASLPDAELARAVRDLGGHDLDLLLDTYREVDDTRPTVVFAYTVKGRGLPTEGHPNNHSALLTEAQMLALAESCGTDLAAPWRAFEPGTAASDLCATQGAALRRPQITGKALGPLPKTLGRSYRSPISTQAALGRFLVDFLRAAPEAGARVVTCSPDVASSTNLGGWINKTGVWSIEDRHDWFADDTERLLRWSEGTGGQHIELGIAEVNLVGLLGELGATWSRWAERLIPIATLYDPFISRALEPWSYGIYAGGQSIIVGTPSGVTLSSEGGAHQSITTPSIGLEQPGCIAWEPAFAQDLEWTMLAAMERVGVEGGTSSYFRLSTRPLNPDLARVPEDELLLERRRRHAVAGGYRITDHDPAAEQVTLVGAGAVMPEVIAAAEHLAERSIVAGVVCLTSADLVYRSFQARGSLGASGGGIVDVLFPADHPASLVTVLDGHPHTLSFLAGVRGDRIRNLGVSGFGQSSDLHDAYRIHGIDTASIVDAALTLLGR; from the coding sequence ATGATGGCGATCCACCTGACCCCACCCGCCGACGAGCGTGCGAGGGCATCCGCTCAGACCGAGGTGCTGCGGCAGATCGCGCAGCGGGTGCTCTGGCTCTCCGCGGCCATCGTCGACGCCGCCAACCGCGGACGGCCCAACGACACCGGTGTGAAAGTCGGCGGTCACCAGGCCTCCAGCGCCTCGATGGTCGACATCATGGTCTCGCTGTACTTCTCCGAGCTGACCCACCTCGACCAGGTCTCCGTCAAACCGCACGCCTCGCCGGTGCTGCACGCGATCAACTACCTGCTGGACGACCTCGATGTCTCCTATCTGCCGAGGTTGCGCGAGCTGGGCGGGCTGCAGAGCTATCCGAGCCGGCTCAAGGACCCCGACACCGTCGACTTCTCGACCGGTTCCGTCGGCATCGGCGCGACCGCGCCGTTATGGGCCGCCATCTCCCACCGCTACCTGCGCTCGCGCTTCGCGTCGGCTCCGGCGGCGGGACGCTTCGTCAGCCTGCTCGGGGACGCCGAGCTCGACGAGGGTGCGATCTGGGAGGCCGTCGCCGACCCGTCCGTGGCCCGGATGGGCGAGTTGCTCTGGATCGTCGACCTCAACCGCCAGTCGCTCGACCGGGTGGTGCCGGACGTGCAGATCCACCGGTTGCGGGCGATGTTCGAGGCGGCCGGCTGGCAGGTCATCACCCTGAAGTGGGGACGCGCGATCACCGCCCTGTTCGAGCGGCCAGGCGGCGACGAGCTGCGGCAGCGGCTCGAACAGATGCCGAACGAGGAGTACCAGCGCCTACTGCGGGTCGACGCCGCCGAGGTGGGGCCGCGACTCGTCGGGGAACGCGGCGGCGCGACACTGCGTGCCCTGGTCGCGTCCCTGCCGGACGCCGAGCTGGCGCGGGCGGTCCGCGACCTCGGCGGCCACGACCTCGACCTGCTGCTCGACACCTACCGGGAGGTGGACGACACCCGGCCCACGGTGGTGTTCGCCTACACGGTCAAGGGGCGCGGCCTGCCGACCGAGGGACATCCGAACAACCACTCGGCGCTGCTGACCGAGGCGCAGATGCTCGCGCTGGCCGAGTCTTGCGGCACCGACCTCGCCGCCCCCTGGCGCGCCTTCGAACCGGGCACCGCCGCGTCAGACCTGTGCGCCACCCAAGGCGCGGCGCTGCGCCGCCCCCAGATCACCGGCAAGGCCCTCGGCCCACTGCCGAAGACGCTCGGCCGCTCGTACCGCTCGCCGATCTCGACCCAGGCCGCCCTCGGCCGCTTCCTCGTCGACTTCCTGCGCGCCGCCCCCGAGGCCGGCGCGCGGGTGGTGACCTGCAGCCCGGACGTCGCCTCCTCGACCAACCTCGGCGGGTGGATCAACAAGACCGGGGTGTGGTCGATCGAGGACCGGCACGACTGGTTCGCCGACGACACCGAACGCCTGCTGCGCTGGTCGGAGGGGACCGGCGGCCAGCACATCGAACTCGGCATCGCCGAGGTCAACCTGGTGGGTCTGCTCGGCGAGCTCGGCGCCACCTGGAGTCGCTGGGCCGAGCGTCTCATCCCGATCGCCACGCTCTACGACCCGTTCATCTCACGCGCGCTCGAACCGTGGTCGTACGGCATCTACGCCGGCGGGCAGTCGATCATCGTCGGTACGCCGTCCGGTGTGACGCTGTCGTCCGAGGGCGGCGCGCACCAGTCGATCACGACTCCGTCCATCGGTCTTGAGCAGCCGGGCTGCATCGCCTGGGAACCGGCGTTCGCCCAGGACCTGGAGTGGACGATGCTGGCCGCCATGGAGCGGGTCGGTGTCGAGGGCGGCACGTCCTCGTACTTCCGGCTGTCGACCCGGCCGCTGAACCCCGACCTGGCGCGCGTGCCCGAGGACGAGCTACTGCTCGAACGACGCCGTCGGCACGCCGTCGCGGGCGGCTACCGCATCACCGACCACGACCCGGCGGCCGAGCAGGTCACCCTCGTCGGCGCGGGAGCCGTCATGCCCGAGGTGATCGCCGCCGCCGAACACCTGGCCGAGCGTTCGATCGTCGCCGGCGTGGTCTGCCTGACCAGTGCCGACCTGGTGTACCGGTCCTTCCAGGCCCGGGGCTCCCTCGGCGCGTCCGGCGGCGGCATCGTCGACGTCCTGTTCCCCGCCGACCATCCCGCATCCCTCGTCACGGTGCTCGACGGGCACCCGCACACGCTGTCCTTCCTGGCCGGCGTGCGCGGCGACCGGATTCGCAACCTCGGGGTCTCCGGTTTCGGCCAGTCCAGCGACCTGCACGACGCCTACCGCATCCACGGCATCGACACCGCCTCCATCGTCGACGCCGCCCTGACGCTGCTCGGCCGCTGA
- a CDS encoding flavin-containing monooxygenase: MPSVAVIGGGFAGLAAAHQLKRHGYSFTVFETEDGPGGTWRVNRFPGAEVDTPAPMYSFSFAPYDWSRSYPGQAELQSYLEHVADRFDLRAHFRFGRTVRRLVWEEDGQQWAVHLDTGEVRRFTAVVTAVGLLNVPNEPAWPGRELFTGDIFHTARWRPDVEIDGRRVGVVGTGSTSAQIVAELGGRAGHLTVFQRQPAWVDPKVSLPFTEEERARRRHPVTRRLIRWRLFLELERKWLGGRIIRPGGTVDTRAVKVCQDYLEEVFGDHPDLKAALTPNSAYLGKRAIHSSTFYPTLLRDDVTLVPHAVERMTGTGVVDAAGREHELDVVITATGFRAAEFLCGLEVRGRGGRDLREKWGDDPMAFLGIMVDEMPNLFMMYGPNTNYYAPVFNFEQQAKFVVRSLREMRRRGASAVEVRPEAVRRLNRWLKRRLDASSFAQAPNYFRSASGRVVTQWPDGASVYWLLTRTQHARAARFFHAPMASASSEPSRHG; encoded by the coding sequence ATGCCCTCTGTGGCCGTGATCGGCGGCGGGTTCGCCGGACTCGCGGCGGCCCACCAGCTGAAGCGGCACGGGTATTCGTTCACCGTGTTCGAGACCGAGGACGGGCCCGGCGGCACCTGGCGGGTCAACCGTTTCCCCGGTGCCGAGGTCGACACGCCGGCCCCGATGTACTCGTTCTCGTTCGCCCCGTACGACTGGTCACGGTCCTACCCCGGCCAGGCGGAGCTGCAGTCCTACCTTGAGCACGTGGCCGACCGATTCGACCTCAGGGCGCACTTCCGGTTCGGCCGCACCGTCCGGCGGCTGGTCTGGGAGGAGGACGGTCAGCAGTGGGCCGTGCACCTCGACACCGGGGAGGTGCGGCGTTTCACCGCCGTGGTGACCGCGGTCGGGCTGCTGAACGTCCCGAACGAGCCCGCCTGGCCCGGCCGCGAGCTGTTCACCGGCGACATCTTCCACACCGCGCGGTGGCGCCCCGACGTGGAGATCGACGGACGCCGGGTGGGAGTGGTCGGCACCGGCTCGACGTCCGCCCAGATCGTCGCGGAGCTCGGTGGCCGCGCCGGGCACCTGACGGTGTTCCAGCGCCAGCCGGCCTGGGTGGACCCGAAGGTCTCGCTCCCGTTCACCGAGGAGGAACGCGCCCGGCGGCGCCACCCGGTGACGCGGCGGCTCATCCGGTGGCGGCTCTTCCTGGAGCTGGAGCGCAAGTGGCTCGGTGGCCGGATCATCCGGCCCGGCGGGACCGTCGACACCCGGGCGGTCAAGGTCTGCCAGGACTACCTCGAAGAGGTGTTCGGCGACCACCCCGACCTCAAGGCGGCGCTGACACCGAACTCGGCCTACCTGGGCAAACGGGCGATCCACAGCTCCACCTTCTACCCGACCCTGCTCCGCGACGACGTCACCCTCGTTCCCCACGCGGTGGAGCGGATGACCGGGACCGGGGTGGTGGACGCCGCGGGCCGGGAGCACGAGCTCGACGTCGTGATCACCGCGACGGGCTTCCGCGCGGCCGAGTTCCTCTGCGGTCTGGAGGTACGCGGACGCGGCGGGCGTGACCTGCGGGAGAAGTGGGGCGACGACCCCATGGCGTTCCTCGGGATCATGGTGGACGAGATGCCGAACCTCTTCATGATGTACGGCCCCAACACCAACTACTACGCCCCGGTGTTCAACTTCGAGCAGCAGGCGAAGTTCGTGGTCCGGTCGCTGCGGGAGATGCGCCGCCGGGGGGCCTCGGCCGTCGAGGTCCGGCCCGAGGCGGTCAGGCGGTTGAACCGGTGGTTGAAGCGCCGGCTGGACGCCAGCTCGTTCGCCCAGGCACCGAACTACTTCCGCTCGGCGAGCGGCCGGGTGGTCACCCAGTGGCCGGACGGCGCCTCGGTCTACTGGTTGCTGACCCGGACCCAGCACGCCCGCGCCGCGCGGTTCTTCCACGCTCCGATGGCATCGGCGTCGTCCGAACCGTCACGCCATGGCTGA